A window from Actinomycetospora corticicola encodes these proteins:
- a CDS encoding indolepyruvate ferredoxin oxidoreductase family protein: MTLDLPARPAPRVAPPAPAARPFSLRDRYTETDGTVALTGVQALVRLPMDQRRADAAAGLRTGGYVSGYEGSPLAGYDLELARQRDLLDALGVVFAPGLNEEIALTAVQGGQLAPSTGALRADVADGVTGYWYGKAPGLDRATDALRHANLSGTSRYGGALAIVGDDPAAKSSSVPCASEAALADMALPVLYPADVQDVLDLGRHAVELSRVSGLWVGVKMVTAVADGSGTAVVAPDRLLPVIPDLTFDGREFRHEPHAKLLGPRLAPLERDLHAKRLVIARRYAAANGLNTIVGSGPARIGIVAAGKSWLDLRQALTTLGLDDRELARRGVRLLRVGMPWPLEGGIVDRFADGLDEIVVVEEKRAFLETQIKDRLYGRTGAPAVHGKRTPDGRPLFAEHGDLDPDAVAKGLATRLVGIPGVEAWAETRRRERTRIDLPLAGATRNPYFCSGCPHNTSTTTAPEGSLVGAGIGCHTMVMLMPEAQVGEVTGITQMGGEGAHWLGTEPFADPAKASHWVQNMGDGTFHHSGSLMVRAAVAAGAHVTFRLLRNGAAAMTGGQDAVGELSMPQLVRVLLDEGVARVIVTTEDVSRYRRVRLAKGVVVWDRSRIDEAQELLAATPGVTVLIHDQECAAQKRRKRKRGTLADPTTRVVINERVCEGCGDCGQTSNCLSVTPVDTEFGRKTRIHQASCNKDYSCLDGDCPAFTVVEPGGDRDTATVGPLAAEVLGEPARTVPDDAVVRLAGIGGTGVTTIAQVLAAAARIAGRPTRGLDQTGLAQKGGAVVSDVKIGDGELAGRAAEGECDLYLGADLLVAADPTYLKAASSSRTVGVVSSAKIPTGDQVVDPTVTYPPVDAVLGRIRSAVRADVGAVLDARALAEALFGDDQFALSMLLGAAYQLGALPLPASAVEAAFELNGAAVEKNLQAFRRGRQSVADPTAFAAVVEAVTRPASDGVPGLTTAGAAAAAEIVASIGAPAGSELERLVGIRVPELVAYQDAAYARSYAEVVGGLVDGPPALAEAVAVGLHKLMAYKDEYEVARLSLDPAFGVSVRAEFGADSRISWKLHPPSLRAMGLRRKLTLGPWFRPGYVSLRAMRRLRGTPLDPFGRAEVRRVERELVAEYRALVPRLVELAATGAVDRAVAIASLPDMVRGYEDVKLANVARYREALAAS, from the coding sequence ATGACCCTCGACCTTCCGGCCCGCCCCGCACCCCGCGTGGCGCCCCCGGCCCCCGCCGCCCGGCCGTTCTCGCTGCGCGACCGCTACACCGAGACCGACGGCACCGTGGCGCTCACCGGGGTCCAGGCCCTGGTGCGGCTGCCGATGGACCAGCGGCGCGCCGACGCCGCGGCCGGCCTGCGCACCGGGGGTTACGTCTCGGGCTACGAGGGCTCGCCGCTCGCGGGCTACGACCTCGAGCTCGCCCGGCAGCGGGACCTGCTCGACGCGCTCGGCGTCGTCTTCGCCCCCGGGCTGAACGAGGAGATCGCGCTGACCGCCGTCCAGGGCGGGCAGCTCGCCCCGTCCACCGGTGCGCTGCGCGCGGACGTGGCGGACGGCGTCACCGGCTACTGGTACGGCAAGGCGCCCGGCCTCGACCGCGCCACCGACGCGCTGCGGCACGCCAACCTCTCCGGGACCTCGCGGTACGGCGGCGCCCTGGCGATCGTCGGTGACGACCCGGCCGCGAAGTCCTCGTCGGTCCCCTGCGCCTCGGAGGCCGCCCTCGCCGACATGGCGCTGCCGGTGCTCTACCCGGCCGACGTGCAGGACGTCCTCGACCTCGGCCGGCACGCGGTGGAGCTCTCCCGCGTCTCGGGGCTCTGGGTCGGCGTCAAGATGGTGACCGCGGTGGCCGACGGCTCCGGGACCGCGGTCGTCGCGCCGGACCGGCTCCTCCCGGTGATCCCGGACCTCACCTTCGACGGCCGGGAGTTCCGCCACGAGCCGCACGCGAAGCTCCTCGGCCCGCGCCTCGCGCCGCTCGAGCGCGACCTGCACGCGAAGCGCCTCGTCATCGCCCGCCGGTACGCGGCGGCGAACGGGCTGAACACCATCGTCGGCTCCGGCCCCGCGCGGATCGGGATCGTCGCGGCCGGCAAGTCCTGGCTCGACCTGCGGCAGGCCCTCACCACCCTCGGGCTCGACGACCGCGAGCTCGCCCGCCGCGGGGTCCGGCTGCTGCGCGTCGGCATGCCCTGGCCGCTCGAGGGCGGGATCGTCGACCGCTTCGCCGACGGGCTCGACGAGATCGTGGTCGTCGAGGAGAAGCGGGCCTTCCTCGAGACCCAGATCAAGGACCGCCTCTACGGCCGGACCGGGGCGCCCGCGGTGCACGGCAAGCGCACCCCCGACGGGCGTCCGCTGTTCGCCGAGCACGGCGACCTCGACCCGGACGCGGTCGCGAAGGGCCTGGCGACGCGACTCGTCGGCATCCCGGGCGTCGAGGCCTGGGCCGAGACCCGTCGTCGGGAACGGACCCGGATCGACCTCCCGCTCGCGGGGGCGACCCGCAACCCGTACTTCTGCTCCGGCTGCCCGCACAACACCTCGACGACGACCGCGCCCGAGGGCTCGCTGGTCGGCGCCGGCATCGGCTGCCACACGATGGTCATGCTGATGCCGGAGGCCCAGGTCGGCGAGGTCACCGGCATCACGCAGATGGGCGGCGAGGGCGCGCACTGGCTCGGCACGGAGCCGTTCGCCGACCCGGCGAAGGCCTCGCACTGGGTGCAGAACATGGGCGACGGCACGTTCCACCACTCCGGCAGCCTCATGGTCCGTGCGGCCGTCGCGGCGGGCGCGCACGTGACGTTCCGCCTGCTGCGCAACGGCGCCGCGGCGATGACCGGCGGGCAGGACGCCGTCGGTGAGCTCTCGATGCCGCAGCTCGTACGGGTGCTGCTCGACGAGGGCGTCGCGCGGGTGATCGTGACGACGGAGGACGTGTCCCGCTACCGCCGGGTGCGGCTGGCGAAGGGTGTCGTCGTCTGGGACCGCTCGCGCATCGACGAGGCGCAGGAGCTGCTCGCGGCCACGCCCGGCGTCACGGTGCTGATCCACGACCAGGAGTGCGCGGCGCAGAAGCGGCGCAAGCGCAAGCGCGGGACGCTGGCCGACCCGACCACCCGCGTCGTCATCAACGAGCGCGTGTGCGAGGGCTGCGGCGACTGCGGACAGACCTCGAACTGCCTGTCGGTGACGCCGGTCGACACCGAGTTCGGGCGCAAGACCCGCATCCACCAGGCGTCGTGCAACAAGGACTACTCCTGCCTCGACGGCGACTGCCCGGCCTTCACGGTCGTCGAGCCCGGCGGGGACCGGGACACCGCGACCGTCGGGCCGCTGGCCGCCGAGGTGCTGGGAGAGCCGGCGCGGACCGTGCCCGACGACGCCGTGGTGCGGCTGGCCGGGATCGGCGGCACCGGGGTCACGACGATCGCGCAGGTGCTCGCGGCCGCGGCGCGGATCGCGGGGCGCCCGACGCGCGGGCTCGACCAGACCGGGCTCGCCCAGAAGGGCGGCGCGGTCGTCTCCGACGTCAAGATCGGCGACGGCGAGCTGGCCGGGCGCGCGGCGGAGGGGGAGTGCGACCTCTACCTCGGCGCCGACCTGCTCGTCGCGGCCGACCCGACGTACCTGAAGGCCGCCTCGTCGTCCCGCACGGTCGGCGTCGTCTCGAGCGCGAAGATCCCGACGGGCGACCAGGTGGTCGACCCGACGGTGACCTACCCGCCGGTGGACGCGGTGCTGGGCCGAATCCGGTCCGCGGTGCGTGCCGACGTGGGCGCGGTGCTCGACGCCCGGGCGCTCGCCGAGGCGCTGTTCGGCGACGACCAGTTCGCGCTGTCGATGCTCCTCGGCGCCGCGTACCAGCTCGGGGCGCTGCCGCTCCCGGCGTCCGCGGTCGAGGCGGCGTTCGAGCTCAACGGGGCCGCGGTGGAGAAGAACCTGCAGGCGTTCCGGCGGGGCCGGCAGTCGGTGGCGGACCCGACCGCATTCGCCGCGGTGGTCGAGGCGGTGACCCGTCCGGCGTCGGACGGTGTCCCCGGGCTCACGACGGCGGGTGCGGCGGCCGCGGCGGAGATCGTCGCGTCGATCGGTGCGCCGGCCGGGTCCGAGCTGGAGCGGCTCGTCGGGATCCGGGTGCCGGAGCTGGTGGCCTACCAGGACGCGGCGTACGCCCGGTCCTACGCCGAGGTGGTCGGGGGGCTGGTCGACGGTCCTCCCGCGCTCGCCGAGGCGGTGGCCGTCGGGCTGCACAAGCTGATGGCCTACAAGGACGAGTACGAGGTCGCACGGCTGTCCCTGGACCCCGCGTTCGGGGTCTCGGTCCGGGCGGAGTTCGGGGCCGACAGCCGTATCTCGTGGAAGCTGCACCCGCCGTCGCTGCGGGCGATGGGGCTGCGCCGGAAGCTGACGCTCGGCCCGTGGTTCCGGCCGGGCTACGTGTCGCTGCGCGCGATGCGTCGTCTCCGGGGCACGCCGCTCGACCCGTTCGGGCGCGCCGAGGTCCGGCGGGTGGAGCGGGAACTCGTGGCCGAGTACCGGGCGCTCGTGCCGCGGCTGGTGGAGCTCGCCGCGACCGGTGCGGTGGACCGGGCGGTGGCGATCGCGTCGCTGCCCGACATGGTCCGCGGCTACGAGGACGTCAAGCTCGCGAACGTCGCGCGCTACCGGGAGGCGCTCGCGGCCTCGTGA
- a CDS encoding carboxylesterase family protein codes for MTVTTGAEAPVVVTPSGAVRGRLHPDGGVVEFLGLRFARAERFGAPEPEPAWSGTRDARTPGPQCPQLASRMDAIAGPSNADDLGQDEDCLRLTVRAPADLRPDERLPVLVWIHGGAYVIGGVDLAWYDTARLVREGRVVAVSVGYRLGILGWLRMSGVAPGNLGLADLAAALRWIREHVGAFGGDPDAVTLVGESAGAHAIACLMGAPELRPLFHRVILQSGQLGLGLGTGRTAARVAGYVRDALAGADPRTVPIDDLLEAQRRAMVRHAGPGGINSAPAFTPVAGVAPLVGVAARDPWVAAAHSGHPMIIGSTADEANTFIRIAPGLRRLERRFPTAVGLGSRLATHRVFGAPAQRLATRAAAAGTTVSTYRFTWGAPDSGLGACHAIELPFLFGGRAAWQDAPMLAGASWDDDVEPLGRALRARWCGLAHEAASASR; via the coding sequence GTGACCGTCACGACCGGGGCCGAGGCACCCGTCGTCGTGACGCCGTCCGGGGCGGTCCGGGGGCGCCTGCATCCCGACGGCGGGGTCGTGGAGTTCCTCGGGCTGCGCTTCGCCCGCGCCGAGCGCTTCGGCGCGCCCGAGCCGGAGCCCGCGTGGAGCGGGACCCGGGACGCGCGCACGCCCGGACCGCAGTGCCCGCAGCTCGCGTCGCGCATGGACGCGATCGCCGGCCCGTCGAACGCCGACGACCTCGGCCAGGACGAGGACTGCCTGCGGCTGACGGTGCGCGCCCCGGCGGATCTCCGGCCGGACGAGCGGCTGCCGGTGTTGGTGTGGATCCACGGCGGCGCCTACGTGATCGGCGGGGTGGACCTCGCCTGGTACGACACGGCCCGCCTCGTGCGGGAGGGCCGCGTCGTCGCGGTGAGCGTCGGCTACCGGCTCGGCATCCTGGGGTGGCTGCGGATGTCGGGCGTCGCGCCCGGCAACCTCGGCCTCGCCGACCTCGCGGCGGCGCTGCGGTGGATCCGTGAGCACGTCGGGGCCTTCGGCGGCGACCCGGACGCGGTCACGCTCGTCGGCGAGTCCGCCGGCGCGCACGCCATCGCCTGTCTCATGGGCGCCCCGGAGCTGCGGCCGCTGTTCCACCGGGTGATCCTGCAGTCCGGGCAGCTCGGGCTGGGTCTCGGCACCGGGCGCACCGCCGCGCGGGTCGCCGGGTACGTGCGCGACGCCCTCGCCGGCGCCGACCCCCGGACCGTGCCGATCGACGACCTGCTCGAGGCCCAACGGCGGGCGATGGTGCGCCACGCCGGCCCCGGCGGGATCAACTCCGCGCCCGCGTTCACGCCGGTCGCGGGTGTCGCACCGCTGGTCGGGGTGGCCGCGCGCGACCCGTGGGTGGCCGCCGCGCACTCCGGGCACCCGATGATCATCGGGTCGACCGCCGACGAGGCGAACACCTTCATCCGCATCGCCCCCGGGCTCCGGCGTCTCGAACGCCGATTCCCGACGGCGGTCGGGCTGGGCTCCCGCCTCGCCACGCACCGCGTGTTCGGTGCGCCCGCCCAACGCCTGGCGACCCGCGCCGCCGCGGCCGGCACCACCGTGAGCACCTACCGCTTCACCTGGGGCGCCCCGGACTCCGGGCTCGGCGCCTGCCACGCGATCGAACTGCCGTTCCTGTTCGGCGGCCGGGCGGCCTGGCAGGACGCCCCGATGCTGGCCGGGGCGTCCTGGGACGACGACGTCGAGCCGCTGGGCCGGGCCCTGCGGGCCCGGTGGTGCGGCCTCGCTCACGAGGCCGCGAGCGCCTCCCGGTAG
- a CDS encoding inorganic diphosphatase codes for MDFDVFVEVPRGSRNKYELDHESGKLRLDRTLFTATQYPADYGFIEDTLGQDGDPLDALVLVQEPTFPGCLVRSRAIGMFRMTDEAGGDDKVLCVPVDDPRLEHLRDIHHLDQYHRMEIQHFFEVYKALEPDKKVEGHEWVGRAAAEKEVQASVDRATREGFHT; via the coding sequence GTGGATTTCGACGTCTTCGTCGAGGTACCTCGGGGCAGCCGCAACAAGTACGAGCTGGACCACGAGTCCGGCAAGCTCCGGCTCGACCGGACGCTGTTCACCGCCACGCAGTACCCGGCGGACTACGGCTTCATCGAGGACACCCTCGGGCAGGACGGCGATCCGCTCGACGCGCTCGTCCTCGTCCAGGAGCCGACCTTCCCGGGCTGCCTGGTGCGCAGCCGCGCCATCGGCATGTTCCGCATGACCGACGAGGCCGGCGGCGACGACAAGGTCCTGTGCGTGCCGGTGGACGACCCGCGCCTGGAGCACCTGCGCGACATTCACCACCTCGACCAGTACCACCGCATGGAGATCCAGCACTTCTTCGAGGTCTACAAGGCGCTCGAGCCCGACAAGAAGGTCGAGGGCCACGAGTGGGTGGGCCGCGCCGCGGCCGAGAAGGAGGTCCAGGCCTCGGTCGACCGGGCGACCCGGGAGGGTTTCCACACGTGA
- a CDS encoding patatin-like phospholipase family protein gives MSAAQQPGRTALVLGGGGVTGIAWEIGVLAGLRAAGGPSAAALDAPALVVGTSAGSVVGTLVAAAADTGPGWDLADALAAQHAPSTTEMPRDVDLDALVERMAAASSDDPLEARRGVGELALGVDRSVSDERRAAVAARLPVHDWPATPLRVTAVDAHSGELVVFDAAAGVALDDAVAASCAVPGVWPVVPIGDRLFMDGGIASLCHATLAAGHDRVVVLVPFPAAGGAGTRPLDDELAHLRETGAELVVIGPDPDYLAGPGRAALDPAGRPAAADLGYRLGRSIGEDRT, from the coding sequence ATGAGTGCGGCACAGCAGCCCGGTCGGACGGCCCTGGTCCTCGGCGGCGGTGGAGTCACCGGCATCGCCTGGGAGATCGGCGTCCTGGCCGGGCTGCGTGCTGCCGGGGGCCCGTCGGCCGCCGCACTCGACGCGCCCGCCCTCGTCGTCGGGACCTCGGCCGGCTCGGTCGTCGGCACCCTCGTGGCCGCGGCCGCCGACACCGGCCCGGGCTGGGACCTCGCCGACGCCCTCGCCGCCCAGCACGCGCCCTCGACCACCGAAATGCCCCGCGACGTCGACCTCGACGCGCTCGTCGAGCGGATGGCGGCCGCGTCGTCGGACGATCCGCTCGAGGCCCGCCGCGGCGTGGGCGAGCTGGCCCTCGGCGTGGACCGTTCGGTCTCGGACGAGCGCCGTGCCGCCGTGGCCGCCCGGCTGCCCGTGCACGACTGGCCCGCGACGCCCCTGCGGGTCACCGCCGTCGACGCGCACTCCGGCGAGCTCGTCGTGTTCGACGCCGCCGCGGGCGTCGCGCTCGACGACGCCGTGGCCGCGAGCTGCGCGGTGCCCGGCGTGTGGCCGGTCGTCCCGATCGGCGACCGGCTGTTCATGGACGGCGGGATCGCGTCGCTCTGCCACGCCACCCTGGCCGCCGGCCACGACCGCGTCGTGGTGCTCGTCCCCTTCCCCGCGGCCGGGGGCGCCGGGACGCGCCCGCTCGACGACGAGCTCGCGCACCTGCGGGAGACCGGCGCCGAGCTCGTCGTGATCGGCCCCGACCCGGACTACCTCGCCGGTCCCGGCCGTGCGGCCCTCGACCCCGCCGGCCGGCCCGCCGCGGCCGATCTGGGGTATCGGCTGGGCCGGTCGATCGGGGAGGACCGCACCTGA
- a CDS encoding YceI family protein — protein MTETTAPQLTLAGSYQIDPAHSRIGFTARHAMVTKVRGSFGEFRGTAVIDEANPAASSTEIIIAAASFDSSQEQRDGHVKSGDFLNVEVYPEITFRSTAVEKAGDDVWRITGDLTIRDVTNSITIDFEQNGVAKDPFGNERAGFEGSTTINRKDYGITFNAALETGGVLVSDKVGLEFDISAIKQA, from the coding sequence ATGACCGAGACCACCGCCCCGCAGCTGACCCTGGCCGGCTCGTACCAGATCGACCCGGCGCACAGCCGGATCGGCTTCACCGCCCGCCACGCGATGGTGACGAAGGTGCGGGGTTCGTTCGGGGAGTTCCGCGGCACCGCCGTGATCGACGAGGCGAACCCGGCCGCGTCCTCCACCGAGATCATCATCGCCGCCGCGAGCTTCGACTCCAGCCAGGAGCAGCGCGACGGCCACGTCAAGAGCGGCGACTTCCTCAACGTCGAGGTCTACCCGGAGATCACCTTCCGCTCGACCGCCGTCGAGAAGGCCGGCGACGACGTCTGGCGCATCACCGGTGACCTCACGATCCGCGACGTCACCAACTCGATCACCATCGACTTCGAGCAGAACGGCGTCGCGAAGGACCCGTTCGGCAACGAGCGCGCTGGCTTCGAGGGCTCGACCACGATCAACCGCAAGGACTACGGCATCACCTTCAACGCCGCGCTGGAGACCGGTGGCGTGCTGGTGAGCGACAAGGTCGGCCTCGAGTTCGACATCTCCGCGATCAAGCAGGCCTGA
- a CDS encoding LLM class flavin-dependent oxidoreductase encodes MTAVSVPTPVVVALDPVHHGLVDPVGGSRDLDAMLDEARAAERAGADAVLVPAASAGAPAPRHWPATAQALAVLLATTSVQVVVPIRARAWDVEAVARFAASATGLAGDRLVVRVLGVGATAFATRLRARWAGPVEVAASETVAA; translated from the coding sequence ATGACCGCTGTCAGCGTGCCCACCCCCGTCGTCGTCGCCCTCGACCCGGTCCACCACGGACTGGTCGACCCCGTCGGCGGGAGCCGTGACCTCGACGCGATGCTCGACGAGGCGCGGGCGGCCGAGCGGGCCGGCGCCGACGCCGTCCTCGTGCCCGCCGCCAGTGCGGGCGCCCCGGCGCCACGGCACTGGCCGGCCACCGCGCAGGCCCTCGCCGTGCTGCTCGCGACGACCTCCGTCCAGGTGGTCGTGCCGATCCGGGCCCGCGCCTGGGACGTCGAGGCGGTCGCCCGCTTCGCCGCCAGCGCCACCGGCCTGGCCGGCGACCGGCTCGTCGTCCGCGTGCTCGGCGTCGGCGCGACGGCGTTCGCGACCCGGCTGCGAGCCCGCTGGGCCGGCCCGGTCGAGGTCGCGGCCTCCGAGACCGTCGCCGCCTGA
- a CDS encoding GNAT family N-acetyltransferase, protein MIHHAPLDDMTPRDLHDVLALRVAVFVVEQECAYPEIDGRDPEAEHWWSRAADGALTACLRVLAEPDGTTRIGRVVSAPAVRGTGAGAALFAAALATLPGPVVLGAQVRSQGFYERFGFAVSGPGYDEDGIPHVPMLRRATADAQSPGGSSGTCSPSCSSSSSSAD, encoded by the coding sequence GTGATCCACCACGCGCCCCTCGACGACATGACCCCGCGCGACCTCCACGACGTGCTCGCCCTGCGCGTCGCGGTCTTCGTGGTCGAACAGGAGTGCGCCTACCCCGAGATCGACGGCCGGGACCCCGAGGCCGAGCACTGGTGGTCGCGGGCGGCCGACGGCGCGCTGACCGCCTGCCTGCGGGTCCTGGCCGAGCCCGACGGCACGACCCGCATCGGCCGGGTCGTCTCGGCGCCGGCGGTGCGCGGGACCGGGGCGGGTGCGGCGCTGTTCGCGGCCGCGCTGGCGACGCTGCCCGGACCGGTGGTGCTCGGGGCCCAGGTCCGCTCGCAGGGGTTCTACGAGCGGTTCGGGTTCGCGGTGTCGGGGCCGGGCTACGACGAGGACGGCATCCCGCACGTGCCGATGCTCAGGAGGGCCACAGCCGACGCTCAGTCGCCGGGCGGATCGTCGGGGACGTGCTCACCGTCCTGCTCTTCCTCCTCGTCGTCGGCGGACTGA
- a CDS encoding protealysin inhibitor emfourin, which produces MRVTVVRGGGIAGRVVTTVVDDAELDDARTERLRSVVARCSFRERSGPVAPAVRDGFSYEVTVDADDGSSQGVRFVQGTAPDGMGELLRFVDDESAGREEGDR; this is translated from the coding sequence ATGAGGGTCACCGTGGTGCGCGGGGGCGGGATCGCCGGGCGGGTGGTGACGACGGTCGTCGACGACGCCGAGCTCGACGACGCCCGCACCGAACGGCTCCGTTCGGTCGTGGCGAGGTGCTCGTTCCGGGAGCGCTCCGGTCCGGTCGCTCCGGCGGTGCGCGACGGCTTCTCCTACGAGGTGACCGTCGACGCCGACGACGGCTCGTCGCAGGGCGTCCGCTTCGTGCAGGGCACCGCGCCGGACGGCATGGGCGAGCTGCTGCGGTTCGTCGACGACGAGTCGGCGGGCCGGGAGGAGGGCGACCGGTGA
- a CDS encoding M4 family metallopeptidase translates to MHLCAIAPPSLLLRLADAGSESAREAALETVRVTERLRSRRIAVARALREQGGAVPPDRPGVTANTVFDVEGGEESALPGRQVRTDGDPPSADIAVNEAYDNAATTVAFYRDVFARESVDGRGLDLVSSVHFGQRYDNAFWTGEQMVYGDGGGGTFVAGALTRSLDVIAHELTHGVTQYTANLVYEAQSGALNESFSDVFGILVKQRAGGIDAATSDWLIGEGALEPSLGKALRSMLAPGTAYSGDDQPADMDAYRELPVDDDPRNDNGGVHINSGIPNRAFAEAARTLGGNAWETVGPVWYTVLTERLRANAQFADAAAATIAVAGERYGDGSREQDAVRGGWDAVKVVPTPDPR, encoded by the coding sequence ATGCACCTGTGCGCGATCGCACCCCCGTCCCTCCTGCTGCGGCTCGCGGACGCCGGGTCGGAGTCCGCCCGCGAGGCGGCGCTGGAGACGGTCCGGGTCACCGAGCGCCTCCGGAGCCGCCGGATCGCGGTGGCGCGGGCCCTGCGCGAGCAGGGCGGGGCGGTGCCGCCGGACCGGCCCGGCGTCACGGCCAACACGGTGTTCGACGTCGAGGGCGGCGAGGAGTCGGCGCTGCCCGGCCGTCAGGTGCGGACGGACGGCGACCCGCCGTCGGCGGACATCGCGGTCAACGAGGCGTACGACAACGCCGCGACCACGGTCGCCTTCTACCGCGACGTGTTCGCGCGCGAGTCGGTCGACGGGCGCGGGCTGGACCTCGTGTCCTCGGTGCACTTCGGGCAGCGTTACGACAACGCGTTCTGGACCGGCGAGCAGATGGTCTACGGCGACGGCGGGGGCGGCACCTTCGTCGCGGGCGCCCTCACCCGCTCGCTCGACGTCATCGCCCACGAGCTGACGCACGGGGTCACCCAGTACACGGCGAACCTCGTCTACGAGGCGCAGAGCGGCGCGCTCAACGAGTCGTTCTCCGACGTCTTCGGGATCCTCGTCAAACAGCGCGCGGGCGGGATCGACGCCGCCACGTCGGACTGGCTGATCGGCGAGGGCGCACTGGAGCCGTCGCTCGGGAAGGCGCTGCGCAGCATGCTCGCCCCCGGCACCGCGTACTCCGGCGACGACCAGCCCGCCGACATGGACGCCTACCGGGAGCTCCCCGTCGACGACGACCCCCGCAACGACAACGGCGGGGTGCACATCAACTCCGGCATCCCGAACCGCGCCTTCGCCGAGGCCGCCCGCACCCTCGGGGGCAACGCCTGGGAGACGGTCGGCCCGGTCTGGTACACCGTGCTCACCGAGCGGCTGCGCGCGAACGCGCAGTTCGCGGACGCGGCGGCCGCCACCATCGCGGTCGCCGGGGAGCGGTACGGCGACGGCTCGCGCGAGCAGGACGCGGTGCGCGGCGGCTGGGACGCGGTCAAGGTCGTCCCCACCCCGGACCCACGATGA
- a CDS encoding MerR family transcriptional regulator: MVGSPADWTIDRLAAHAGMTVRNVRAHAARGLLPPPRMQGRTGFYGSDHLARLDLITHLQGEGFSLAAIERLVEATPSQSAERALSQYLEMLTPWRAEPPVELTREEFTSWVGGEPASFTALVEAGMVEELDGDRVRVHSPEMVRAGVEAAGLGLPVEALLRTRQAVLAHLDDVADGFVDLFRRTVWQEFVGAGLPPERLDDVRHAVTNLQPIAARTVMSAFRETMPRAVGELVREASQVLEDGGGEPM, encoded by the coding sequence GTGGTGGGCTCTCCGGCCGACTGGACGATCGACCGTCTGGCGGCGCACGCCGGCATGACGGTGCGGAACGTCCGCGCGCACGCGGCCCGCGGCCTGCTCCCCCCGCCGCGCATGCAGGGCCGGACCGGGTTCTACGGCTCGGACCACCTCGCCCGGCTCGACCTCATCACCCACCTGCAGGGCGAGGGCTTCTCGCTCGCCGCCATCGAGCGGCTCGTCGAGGCCACCCCCAGCCAGTCCGCCGAGCGCGCGCTCTCCCAGTACCTGGAGATGCTGACGCCGTGGCGCGCCGAGCCGCCGGTGGAGCTCACCCGCGAGGAGTTCACCTCCTGGGTCGGCGGCGAGCCCGCGTCGTTCACCGCGCTCGTCGAGGCCGGCATGGTCGAGGAGCTCGACGGCGACCGGGTCCGGGTGCACAGCCCCGAGATGGTGCGCGCGGGCGTCGAGGCGGCGGGTCTCGGGCTCCCGGTCGAGGCGCTCCTGCGGACCCGCCAGGCCGTGCTCGCCCACCTCGACGACGTCGCCGACGGCTTCGTCGACCTCTTCCGTCGCACCGTGTGGCAGGAGTTCGTCGGCGCCGGCCTCCCGCCGGAACGGCTGGACGACGTGCGGCACGCCGTGACCAACCTGCAGCCGATCGCCGCCCGCACGGTGATGTCGGCGTTCCGCGAGACCATGCCGCGCGCCGTCGGCGAGCTGGTCCGCGAGGCCTCGCAGGTGCTCGAGGACGGCGGCGGGGAACCCATGTGA